A region of the Clavelina lepadiformis chromosome 9, kaClaLepa1.1, whole genome shotgun sequence genome:
GGCCTGCATGTGCTAACAACAGTAAGTAAAATTACTGTGTTTTTTATCTAGATATTAAACTTCACAGGCTCCAGATCTTATTGTAATTTTACTACTCGATGCTGTTTCTGTGCTGTTTTTGCTGAAATTCATGGTTATTTGTACTTAAACTATATGCTTACTAGCTTGTGGGAATATCATTTGTATATTCTGTAGTAAGTGTTTTCAATAAGGTCCATTCAGAGGCAAACAGTTCCTTGCTAATTACTGAAGCGTaggtattttcaaaattgagTATTATGGGTTGATCAAAAAAGTGTTATGTAGAAATTTCATTCACGTAAAACCATATTCTGATTAGATATTTGTCAGTAATAATGTAGCTTCATGTATGATCATCACCACAAAGTTTGCTGACCTTTGgtacattttctttttgcatGTTTATCACCATTATATATTATTTCAGAAATGCTGCAAATTGTTGATGACAAATTTCCGTGATAAAATATTACTCATAAATATTAGTCAATGGTCATGAATAGTAATATGTGTTGTTACTTGAGAACAAAAATCATATTCAGTCTTAACTTTTGATTAGctgtaattttaattatttttggctTCAACTAAgtcctaaaatttttttagctAGAAGCTATGGTTTCCACTTGCTTTCAATGTCACAATATCTATGTAAAATGCGCATGTACGATTAATATCTATCACACTTATTTAAagcatattaaaaaaatgttttcagaaaCCTCTGACAACAGCAAGGCTTTCATAGTTGCTACTTCTACTGCTGTATCGAACAGCACTGTAGGAAATGACGGTACTATTTCTGCCACAGTTTCATCACATCATGGTAAGGCATGTTTGCTTGCAACTATGTTCAACACAAGTTTATTTCATTGCAAGGATAAAAAAATGGTTATTTTGCCTGGgaaagttttataaaacaaacagagGCATACCTAAACGGAGAGAAAGTGACAAGCCACAACATCTGTCCGCAGGCACAGCAATTTGGGACaccaaatgacgtcagaaTGTTTCATAATACTTACAAAATAGCAACTGTGTTGGCGATGTAGGTTCCCACAATACAACATTGCTAAGGAATAGTTAAAATTGCATTTGATGATGCCATTATGGTTTGTAATTTCGTTACACATCTGTTGCAGCTGGTATTAGTATTAGTATTATCATATATTAAATGAGCACATAAAAGAAGTTTGAACATGTAAGTCGTTACAGAACACATAAACATACAAAATTGAATGCAATGATTGCTTTTGAATTTTACCAGTGAATTGTGAAAGACGAGGTCACCTTTTATCTATTGCCTCTTTCATTATGCTTCTCttttcaacttattttgaATAAGAGCAGACAATCCTCACTCAACAGAGATATGTTGTTCGCATGCGATCAAAAATGATGGTTAAATTGGCTTACACAAAAGTCAAGCCTTAGCAAAGAATATCATATGTGAGACATCAAAACTGAACTTGAAGAGAATGCATCTGGTACACCCCGTCATAGTGATACAGCCTTGGAAATTTAAAGTAGGGGTGTACAATTCACCAGATTAACAAGCATTGCGTTGAAATACACTTTATTTATAGTAATTTTTGATGcgtaaaaatactaaaaacccaaattttttgcacattttggACTTGCAGGAATTATGGAAAATGCAGGAATTACGAAAACTCTACTATAGAACACAATACTATATATCACGCACACCTTCAGTATtcatttttgatatttatcGTGGGGCGCTAAAAACTGTAGCTATGCCTCTGACCACAAATATCATCAAGTTGTTCATAACTTGCATGTTGATTGGTTTTAcctatttttgttatattaataattataGATCATATTGGGGTATTCATTGTAATTATGTATCGTTCAGTGGTGGTAATGATGTTttataaatagaaaaattgtCACCAGCCTGCAGTATTGTACTGTATAATTAACTCATATTATGCACCATTCTAAAActcaatttttctgttttgttaatGACAACAAAGTATGACTAAGTTATAAATCATTCATTATCTTTTCATTATAGCTGATGTTCAGATGATTCTGCTGATAGGTCTTTTAGTTGTTGTCATTCCACGTTTATTTGGAGTGAAGTCTCATGTCTAGTGTCGATTTTTCGGAGGTGACAAATATGTTCAGTTTGTAAAAGCAAACGGGTGACACACACCGCATTGTGTTTACTTAATCGAAGATAATTTTTGTAACGATATCTAAACTTTAACAGATTGCTCCGAAATATATTTTCCCAATAGATGAACTTTGTTACAATGATGTAAACTCTGTTTCATAAAGGTGTAATTAATTTCCATAAAATTGCACTTATGCAAGTTTTACACGTCCCTGTTCCAATGAAAACTTTACTTTGGCGGcaaatgataattaatcagtAGTCCGTCTAAAATGCTAATAATTACAACTAACCCTATTAAAAGGAGATAATTGTATGATGTAAAACAGATTGTGACCATGTGCAATTAAGCGTAGGTACAATACCGTTGTCACTTATGtaagtataaattttttcattagaTATAAGTTACAATCTGGGCTGTTCCAGtcttttcatatttttttaattcaccAGTCGTAGCTTCTGCTAGAGTTTCTTGAACTGCTTTTGTAATACTGAATTTTGTCAAAgactttttgttaatatttttgtgtattttgcaTATAGCATATGTATTTAGAAAAACTTTGAGCTTTTTCTGTGCAAAGTTTAGGCTCACTTGGTTGAAACAACTGCTTAAATACGTTGCATTCGGTAAACAAAATACATTTGCATTTATCAAATTGTCAAATATTCCCTCATTATATTAAATTCGTTTTTCCTTTTTGTCATGCACTTTACATTTTCAATACAATATGACACATCagtataacaaaatttatctaTTGAGAACATATAAGCTATTGACAAAAAGTTTGTTGAGGGTTTTCCAATTAGTTAAAGTCTGAAGGTTCAGATACCGTCACGAAATACCTTGGATGGAGCAAGCACGGTGCAGAAAATGTTTATCAAGCATAATGAAGTAAAGTCTACCtcattttattgtttcaaaatttttccttGTTCAATCGTTCAAATTTACACACAACAAATTTTGGTTGACTGAAAGAAGAACTAGAGTTACCGGTACTagaattaaaatcaaatcaaTGGTATTAGCAAAAGATGTTTACAAATTTCTTTATTGGTACTTGTTGCAGTTGGCACTTTGGTACTTGTTGCAGTTGGCACTTTGGTACTTGTTGCATATTGCAATTTGaaacacaaacataaaatgaaCACTAAACATCAACTAACCAGCAACATTACAAAAGAAGTGCATACAAATTGTAGtatgcaatattttaaaatgctcTGTATCCCTACACATagctaaaatgttttatacaACACATTATGGCTGAGCATATTAACTTTAATTGCTCTCTATTGCtataaaaagtcaaaatttttataatagCACGTTACAGTTTAGCTTATAAGCTTACAATGAAAAGATTTGAGTTATAAAGGAACTTGAAAACTATATCTAATCTTAAGGTGGAATTTCATGAACATTGTGAAAGGTTGCGTATTCAGCCAGCAGTATAAGGAGGTAACAAAACTATTTCAGGAGAGGCTACCGTTAAGTGCTGGGTAGTACACCATAACCAAAATGGTATCTCACCAACAATTTGAATAGTAAAACTACACAGAACTTCTTAAATCTGCTAAAGAATTTGAgaaaaattgatatttttaacttgaaaGTAGACTCTGGAATAACTGACAGAGATCAGTTAAAAATCTTTGGTACATGCATATTTGTGGGAGTTAAAAAACAGGAAAAACAAGACAAGCACAAAAGGctcatttgaaattttacactaaatctaataaataaaaataaaatttatcaacAATCGCTGAAACATCATTTATTTAAACACATTGAAGCATATCAGATAGCATTAAATCTTCTATCTGTCCCAATGGCAGACAAGAACAGTGCCTGAGGTTTGCTGGCAGATGGAAGTGGTGGTATTATGGATTTATTTTGATCCTGATCCTGGCTGGGTGGCTGTGAAGACGGAGCATTAAACTGTTTTACTGCGGGTGGTCTTGTTGAGTTTGTGAGGGGTCTCAATAGTGGTGGCCAACTTTTACATAGGGCTGTTGAATAGAATGAAACCAAAAATATTCCCCTACATTTAGATGTGGAACAAGAACACTCATTAGAATTATCAGCAGAATCATCTGAGCTTCATCTGCAAGaaaaagttaacgaataaTTTATAGTTATATTTTATTGACGTTAACACAACACAAAGAATGGTTCATTTGAGTTAGTTGGACAGAATAGTAGTGAAGGCTGGTTTTTCTGTCAGTAACAATATTATTGCCATTAATACGAGGAAAGTAAGGGTAACCAATACTCCAAAGCgatcaaaaatagaaataattgaAACCTGTGAACTTGTCTATTAAcattatgaaatatttcaaatcatCGTGATCATATATATCTGCATTTTAGCCAAAACACTCGTTACAGCAACGGCAACAAGAACGGTATAACAAGGAGCTCATAAAACTCCAGAAAACTGTGAATGCAGTTGCAATACTTAAAAATTAACACACAATGTGCCCACTTACTGCTGCTTGCACATGCAGACGCAGGCCCACTATCAACACTTCCCCCACTACCACCTTCGGAAGCACAATATGGAGGCGACCATCCAGAAACACAGTGGCAATGTCCACGATTGTTGCAGACCTGACAAACATTGATGTTTTTAGTCATGATTGAAGCAATGAATAAGATCTAAGATAGTTTCATTAGTTCAAATGAAACTTAACTTACTCCACGGTTATTGCATTTCTCCGTGCACTCAAGAGGCCCTAATGCTTTGCATTTTCCACTGTCACAGACcttaagaaaaaaaaacaataatcaTCGAAAATAAAAGTGAACATAAAGCAAAGATTTTTGTTAGTATTGTAGTAAAAGAAGCGGAATTAAAATGCAACATAAAAGCAAGTGAAATTTCTTaggttttgaaataaaatatatgacaaaCTTACTTTTCCTACTCCACACATGGTCCCCGTTCGAACCAGATTAAGATCACTAATATCAGCAGAGATCACCGACGCAATAGTCTTGCATTCGATATTTCCGCCTCTAACTGTTAAAGTGTTACGATATGCCAGTCGAGTTGTACCAACCAGAGGTTTATCATTTCCACCTTGGCACTGTAGTTTTCCACATTTTGAATGTCTAATGATTTTTatagataatttttttaaaaagatgtACTGCACAgaaatttttgattaaaattcttcttcaaaaacatttacatcaTAACCAAAATTTATACGTGTGGTTagtattgattaattatttattacgATTAACACCTTCAActaggttttaaagttttgttagGTTAGAAATTACTCATATGGGCATATAATGAACTTCCCAGCTTCATCAAGGCCGCAGTTACCATTTGCATCTGCTAACGTATTAACTTGTGTATAGCAAGTATCAACACCACTGGAACTtcctaaataataacaaaagctttgtaaattttaataaacttcGAATTTAAGTAATTGACTGTGtaagaacaaaaaactttacCTTCACCCCAGATAACTTTACATTGCATGTCGTGCGTAACACAAACACCTTCATAGCATATTGCTGTCCCGTTGAGGCACGGCAGGCCATCTTCAACATACATATCGCCGGGGCACTAAACAGAAAATAGCCACAGTTAGTACACTAATGTTGCTGACACAAAACGTAATGGCTTGCCACTACTACAAATCAGTCAACTCAGTTGCGATGTGCTgtccaaatattttttgtcttgGTAGCAAAGTGGTTAGGGAACTGGGCTCGCAATAATACGGCTCATGTTAAGTGTTCATTACATAGTGACTCCGCTGATGTAATGCTCTTGAACAAAGCATTAACAGGGATTGTTCCTGTTTAATGGACCTGGTAAACAGGTTCAAATTCAAGTAACGTGATataaagaatttaaaaaccaaataaaaaatgtgatgATCGGAATTTGCATAAAGGCTAGCTCAGTAACTGGGACTTGAGAGATGAGTATCATTGCCAGGTTTATGTCATgtaaagactttcctcagtccgagggtAAACATTATCATGCTGTACTTTTCTTTGACTAAACACTTCAACATCTTTACTGTAAAGTACTGTCATCCCGCTGCAACAGTAGAACTCGTTAAGTTTGGTTTGGTTTATTTTCTCAGTTTGCCTAATTTTTCACACTTTTGTTGACCTTGGCAGAATTGTGTGTATTCCCATGTTTGCTAGTTCATTTAATTTACCTTTGCATAAATTGACAATTAAAATACTTTGGTACTCTTCTCTTACCCTCACAAAGCATTTTGCTTGTTTAACTAAGTATTTTGTTATAGACTATGCATAAATGTAGGCATAGTTAATCTCTGATGTCACTGAACTTAATTGATCAACGCAAATGTGCAACCAATTGCATGTTTATATAATGCATAAATGCAGAATGATAAATGCAGGAATGCATaaattgattattattgattGCAAAAATCTCATAAGTCAGTGTGTTAATATTTGTTTGCATAATTTTGAATATCATCTAATTCGGCATTTTTTGGTTATCCCCAGGAGGTTTTGAATTAGCcataatattttcaataatattttgccacaataataatataatattagCCACAATATTTTGAATCATGCAGAACATCACGTGTTATTTTCACACTTACATTTGGAGAATTTCCTGTGCAGTATTCAGGAAGCTCGCAAGTATTGCCACTGATACTTCTACATTCTGTTCCAGCTCTTGTATATTGACAATTATCACAACAAGTACCGGTATCACAGGCTGCCCCAGGTAGAAGCATACATGAAGTAGCATTGCAACATTGGCTGAATATAGATGAAGTGATGTAATAAGATAATGATAATGAAAAAGGCTACGCAATTCACTCACAAACAAACATGCTTTGTAGACTTAAAATGTGGTTCTTAcaccaaaaaagttttaagtgcATGAAATAGTTCAGGTGGGTTGCAAATCAAAGTCAGTTTATAAGCGTAGGCAAAAGCATGTTGATTGAGTGATGCTTAAAATATAATTAGGATGCTGTCGATTAAACAAttgatttcaaaattgttttagttgGTATTAGTGTGGACCTGTTTTTCGAATCAAATACAGTACTTCTTCGACTATTTGGTTTAGCTGggacaatttttttataaatttgataaacAAAACCAAGGATAAACAAAAAACGGAGAATTGAATTCCTATATTTAAGagataaaacaattattttacgCTTTACATTCCTTTGGAATATGATGCTATCTATAAAATATTAAGATACAttgtacaatttattttttaataatgaaCTGCTTAGGTATAGCAATGTCAATGAGAATAGGCTATATCAGACACACAGTATAGTTATAGATGCAAGAGGCTTCACAGATAGTTTGTTTTAATGTATTgttgtacagtataataacGTCCCATCAACGGGCCACCAAATAATCTAACGCCAGTTAAATGAGGTAAGAATAACCAAGAAAGCACTGGCCAAGCTATTTCAACTACtactaaactaaactaaacaaCTACTGTCAAGAGCACCGATTTGCagacaacaaaattaaagacTAAATAAACGTATTAATCGGAATCTGCAGTTACTTTAACTTTAGAATCAGGGCTTGAGCACACAAAAAACATTGGTAAGTTAAGTTGTGCTAAATTGAATGATGAACAATGACcagaatattttgtattttatttttggttgTGATTCCAACATTACCACTAGTAAACAAATGTTTGTCAGCTTTACAAAGCTCAAGTGAGCAAAAAAGTGAATGTCTAATAATCAGTAACAAGAAGAGCATAGCAAAGGAGTTAAGTAAAAAGtagtttgcaaaaaataaactatcaTGTAAGTTAGCCGAGTTTTCTTCGCAAACAACTAAGACAAGCTGTTACTTTGACCATAATTGTGGTTTGTAAATTCTATTTCTGAACCATTAAAGCACTTTCCTGTCTTGTAAGCCGAGTTTATGCAGGTCTGTGGCCCCTTCAGATTGAACTATACATATCAATGAGGCAGGAATGCATTTTATGTCAAATCAccagaaaaatttgaaaattctgcaagtaattcaaaacaaaaacaatactTTCTCGTATCTTTATCGTATGTTTTCCTCCTTCACTAAATATGGTCGTGGTCTtagttttcacaaattttgttattacAAACCCACCGTCTAAGCTAAGAACTGATGATGAACAATCATATCATATCGGCAGTGTAAATTTCCTGTTTTATCTTTGAATCGatataattttcttttgtgcTTACCAGTGTGTGTCAGACAATAGGATATTGCTAAATAAAACGATGTGTACACCGATTTGGTATAGATGCATTTGTCTTGTAACATTAAGTCTTACTGCAACTCATGTAAATGATTGAAAGCCAAAAAAATGGCTGTAGTTGGACCATGCTGAAATAATTCATAAACAGTATATTTTGACAAACCCCTTAATTTGACATTCttaatttgcactgtacatgcACACACATGATATAAAATACCTTTGACATAGTTCAGGTGGACCACAGTCACATTGTTCACCAGTTTCAACTATGTCGTTGCCACAAATTGGTTCAGTGTATATTGTGTCAGGTTCAGGTACATTGACAAGACAAGTCTGTCCACCAAACTTTCGATTATCTTCAAGATATTTTTCACTGCATGAGGACCAATCTCTTTTGAGTGAATACCTAAAATTTTGACTTCAGGTTAAAACCAATATAACGCAGTTGTGGAGCAAAACGACACTAAAGCTAGTCAtaatatgaaaataaattaaagttttcaaacaaaaagatAAACCGCCTTCACTAGTGTAAGCAAAACATCTCTGTAAAGTTCTCCACAAATGCAATTGCCGCTGCCTTCCAAAAACAGAACCAGGTAAGGCACAGGGTCCCGACAAAGTCTCCCTGGAGTTTATATTCTGTGCTGACCCGGCCATGAAGTCTTTGCTGCATAGTTTCTTATCTTCCTGCTTGCGACTTAAATCTCCAATATCTGGAGAAGGGCTCTTGTATCTCTGTCCCAAAAACTAAGAAGTCGCTAGGAAACCCAAAGATCAAtatatgttttgtgttttccCCTCAAGATCTTTGAATGCATAAACTACACCCATGTTGAACCCATCATTTATACCCGGGATCAGATTGAGTTACGACGCAGGTTGTTAACTGCAGACCAGGTCAATCTTATGACCCAGTGTATCGGCGTATTTATAGCTACAGACTAACAGAACCAATTGTTATTCTTCCTCACTGGGCAACAAAGCCATTTTCCATCTGCTGCACCCAGAGCTTTTTGCCTCAGCAGATAAGCAAGCCCAACAACTAAAATGAAGACCTACAAAACTATCTTGGGTTTGAGATCCAGTGGCTTAACAGCTTGCAAAACTACATCGAGCGTTTCCACACAAATCTGTACAAATGGGTAGTGGAAAATTCTGTAGCTTGTGATTGTGGTGCCGAGAAGGAAATCAAAAATCATATTATACCCAACTAATCTATATATCAAGCTCACTGCAGAATACTTGGCCTGCGACCTTTAGATGACAGCATGACTCAATGGCTACTTTGTTCATGTCCCGATATCTGGTCGGTTGATCAAGTAACATCACGACTGGTACGTCATTTAAGACAGCATTGAAAAACCTTTGCTTTCAGTTTgttaattatattaaaatgATAAGACTTCCAACCATGTAGCACTGAGAGCGTTAAACCAAGATCATGAACAACAAAACAAGATACTATTAACAAAAAGGCTTTAAGATAGCAACAAAAAATGAGTAAAAGTAATCCAGTTCATTAACTTGAAAATTACAAGCAAGTGTATACCACACACAAGCAAAGATAGATTAATAAACAACAACATTACATATCTTACATACCTAATTCGTGGCGCCATTAAACATTGTGTATCTTGTGCGCACACACAATCTGTAGTGTCATGCAACATGCCGAAATTATGGCCCATTTCATGAGCCATTGTCGCAGCAGCATAGGCAACTTCACTGCTTGATTTGCCATGATCCTTGATATGttgtaaaattaatatttaatagcaggtaaacatgaaattttcaAAGTGGAATCAAAAAGCGATGTAAattataaatattgtttttgcttATATCTCTATGTGCTCAGTTACAAGTATCATAAAAATCAACTCAGTAATGTACATGAATTGTTAAACTGTGcaacataaaataaataataataataatagaataatgtAAAGGCAAAAGTGCCCTTCAGTGTTCATGGTaaagagagttaaaaagtagttATGGCAGTTGACAACACATACCAAGTTTTGCTGAAGTTCCCAATTTCATAATTCACAAAGAcgtaagtttaaaaaaaatgacaagaaaatagatttattaaaagaaaaatagtttattaggGAAAGtggtgttttatttcaaataggACCTAAATTTTCATGATTTCGATTCATGGAAGATGTCAGGCTAATTTTGTTAGTGCTGTCATCAAACTACATGGAAGTAAAAACATGGAACGAATAGGGATGAGCGATTCAGAATCCTCAACTATCCAAACCAAAACGCCAATTCAACCTAGAGATCCAATGATATGGTTTTCAGGGCCGATATCGATTCTGGTTATttagtaaacaaaaaaaacgaCAACTATTTGAAACGTGTTAATTTGTAGTAGAACAAAAACCATTGatgtaaaattttgaacaatacAAACCCATAACccttaaattttttgaattacttttatagACTTATCAAACAGCTTGTGTTTAAATGGCTGGTGAAAAGGTGCATCCAAAATCTTACAACATTAACACATAACAGTAAAGGGAAATAATTTAGAAGTTAAATAGCTTTGTATGCAAAACTTTCACTGCTGCTGTTTGGCTTTCTGTTCCTGCTTTGGCACTTTATAACTGGAAAAAGACTAAGTATAACTGGACTGGACGGGACAAAGCTGGAGACAGGAAAGCACCGTTTCTGGAGTGAGCctaattaaagttttaaagttcTAACATCGGCCGCTGGATTAAAAATGGCTGATCCAGTTGACAttccttaaataaaaatttgtcttCCATTTTCTGTCTTCAATCGCAAGAtcacatatttttttgtgGTTATATAAACTGTAAAGCATATGGTCAACAGGTCAATCGTGCACTACATGCAACAGGTTGTGATACACTTAATCGCAACCACTGTGCACACAAAAAAGCATTTTCCCGCCTGAAAGGAGCATGGTTTCaaaaataaaggaaaaaaGGCAATCTGTGCTGCAATTTGCATGCTGTGTGGAACAAAAATTGCAATCATTAATGTCCAttgaatgaataaaaatatgaatacCAGTCGGAGT
Encoded here:
- the LOC143469988 gene encoding disintegrin and metalloproteinase domain-containing protein 12-like isoform X2; its protein translation is MDRNNCYYQGHVRNIDNSQVFMSTCDGLSGSIFLPDDILLIEPLKNNKGQVIDNKHVVYRMDDTKINHNVSCGNNNVTDYALAFASDLRKMVIMESNYDKETRHKRQTKEEKKFLELLIVVDNAMANKFTDRIKLDGHVKNLVNQIDGFYQKLGIRVILSHIEVWNDTDRVELSTNTYQVLNAFLTYRKDRLVNSSADSPWRYTDNVQLLYGRDFNGSAIGIGSLGSMCFVESGGVNQDHGKSSSEVAYAAATMAHEMGHNFGMLHDTTDCVCAQDTQCLMAPRIRYSLKRDWSSCSEKYLEDNRKFGGQTCLVNVPEPDTIYTEPICGNDIVETGEQCDCGPPELCQSQCCNATSCMLLPGAACDTGTCCDNCQYTRAGTECRSISGNTCELPEYCTGNSPNCPGDMYVEDGLPCLNGTAICYEGVCVTHDMQCKVIWGEGSSSGVDTCYTQVNTLADANGNCGLDEAGKFIICPYEHSKCGKLQCQGGNDKPLVGTTRLAYRNTLTVRGGNIECKTIASVISADISDLNLVRTGTMCGVGKVCDSGKCKALGPLECTEKCNNRGVCNNRGHCHCVSGWSPPYCASEGGSGGSVDSGPASACASSNEAQMILLIILMSVLVPHLNVGEYFWFHSIQQPYVKVGHHY
- the LOC143469988 gene encoding disintegrin and metalloproteinase domain-containing protein 12-like isoform X1, encoding MGCLSIHFCFLLVCVGFDSSFAQLHKELNVEVFESAIFPLLSSLKKYRIFTPNQFEDADHSRRKREIKTEIQDETGVHIQDAYFTFNYDGKKYIIDLSINQELLPRSFTTSSYSKHGQLQMHKPMKKDRNNCYYQGHVRNIDNSQVFMSTCDGLSGSIFLPDDILLIEPLKNNKGQVIDNKHVVYRMDDTKINHNVSCGNNNVTDYALAFASDLRKMVIMESNYDKETRHKRQTKEEKKFLELLIVVDNAMANKFTDRIKLDGHVKNLVNQIDGFYQKLGIRVILSHIEVWNDTDRVELSTNTYQVLNAFLTYRKDRLVNSSADSPWRYTDNVQLLYGRDFNGSAIGIGSLGSMCFVESGGVNQDHGKSSSEVAYAAATMAHEMGHNFGMLHDTTDCVCAQDTQCLMAPRIRYSLKRDWSSCSEKYLEDNRKFGGQTCLVNVPEPDTIYTEPICGNDIVETGEQCDCGPPELCQSQCCNATSCMLLPGAACDTGTCCDNCQYTRAGTECRSISGNTCELPEYCTGNSPNCPGDMYVEDGLPCLNGTAICYEGVCVTHDMQCKVIWGEGSSSGVDTCYTQVNTLADANGNCGLDEAGKFIICPYEHSKCGKLQCQGGNDKPLVGTTRLAYRNTLTVRGGNIECKTIASVISADISDLNLVRTGTMCGVGKVCDSGKCKALGPLECTEKCNNRGVCNNRGHCHCVSGWSPPYCASEGGSGGSVDSGPASACASSNEAQMILLIILMSVLVPHLNVGEYFWFHSIQQPYVKVGHHY